One segment of Erigeron canadensis isolate Cc75 chromosome 2, C_canadensis_v1, whole genome shotgun sequence DNA contains the following:
- the LOC122588624 gene encoding isoflavone reductase homolog A622-like, whose translation MASKILIIGGTGYIGKFVVEASAKAGHPTFVLVRENTTTHPEKSKLLDNFKNLGVTILIGDIHDHESLVKAIKQVDVVISTVGGELLADQVKLIEAIKECGNIKRFLPSEFGTDVDHANAVEPAKSVFAGKAAIRRAIEAAGIPHTFVSCNGFAGYFLPTIGQMDTYTAPREKISIIGDGNPKVVFVKEEDIALVTIKAVEDPRTLNKTLIFRPPGNTLSFNEIVSIWESKIGKTLEKTYIPEEQLLKMIQESPFGLSVVLAITHSVMINGDGTNFEIEPSWGVEASELYPEIKFTSVDEYLTHLA comes from the exons atggCCAGCAAGATCTTGATCATCGGAGGAACCGGATACATCGGAAAGTTTGTCGTCGAGGCAAGCGCAAAAGCTGGGCACCCGACTTTCGTTTTGGTTAGAGAAAACACAACTACACATCCTGAGAAGTCCAAGCTCCTTGACAACTTCAAAAATCTTGGTGTCACAATTCTTATT GGTGATATTCATGATCATGAAAGTTTGGTAAAGGCGATCAAACAAGTTGATGTTGTGATCTCAACAGTAGGAGGAGAGCTCCTCGCTGACCAAGTCAAACTCATCGAAGCTATCAAGGAATGCGGAAATATTAAG AGATTTTTACCTTCGGAATTCGGAACCGATGTCGACCATGCCAACGCAGTGGAGCCAGCCAAGAGCGTGTTTGCAGGAAAGGCAGCCATCCGCAGAGCCATCGAAGCTGCTGGAATCCCACACACTTTCGTATCCTGCAACGGTTTCGCCGGGTATTTTTTACCCACTATTGGCCAAATGGACACATACACTGCCCCTAGAGAAAAAATTTCCATCATTGGTGATGGAAATCCTAaag TTGTTTTTGTCAAGGAAGAGGATATTGCATTGGTGACCATCAAAGCCGTGGAGGACCCTCGAACGTTGAACAAGACCTTGATTTTCAGACCACCAGGCAACACCCTGTCCTTTAACGAAATTGTTTCCATATGGGAAAGCAAAATCGGAAAGACCCTCGAGAAAACATACATTCCCGAGGAACAACTTCTCAAAATGATCCAAG AGTCTCCTTTTGGGTTGAGCGTCGTATTGGCCATAACGCATTCTGTTATGATTAACGGAGATGGAACAAATTTTGAAATCGAGCCTTCGTGGGGTGTGGAGGCGAGTGAGCTCTATCCAGAGATCAAGTTCACCAGCGTTGATGAGTATCTGACCCACCTCGCTTAA
- the LOC122588195 gene encoding uncharacterized protein LOC122588195, producing MESPVPYSRGLQKHSFSVMKQGRSGYEPSDTETELQETHWNEMNKKMTEMAGDETRNLNSSRLIRRHSSKFDPEGLPPPRRHSKSPFKTRRDDGNPRSPALGPLPLPPGRNISPFSKSERRRHVSPFKPVRGDDDQVMNGEEAAGPYNKSKHRQSNNGSFREGEKHNHGRTLSAPRLRLRDKDQRIKRREERSRTPPLRRSITPRKEKEGKHKQVPSVGEINEMVANAKLAKSPVRRAPVFDSTDSLPGGDIFFSRDSTAVPAQKVKNNVLENRLSPKPKLFIETKPDPHQRYKSNTIPNYNPTNISPSSMLTPTTMVSSSGVSRQSSNLSDASGKSTGNSWKFAANRRKNQGDAWFSCMGKGTCRTTKKSPEKERAFDEASFIEKAFVVETLRQFWADKHQPSSLDGFTCHKQGALQLKQLASQEIFPHILLKGPQGSGRKALTMALLREIYGDAAHNETRLTQVAVPITSSCHHVELNVHLETNARYALMASVKQISSDHAVTPEISTVNLKPDYTVMVLYDVDKADESIQHLIKWIMDCYSDVCKLVLCCEDDVDILEPVKSRCHVIKLEAPVTHEIMEVLIQIARKESFDLPMKFASKIATKSKQNLRKAIMALEACKSHNYPFVEDQPIAIGWEDVLIELSAEILADPSHKRLFLIRGKLQKLLVEFVHPKLILLKLIEQFLKGVESNVKRELYYWHGYYDKRLPLGTSALLKLEEFVAKFMSIHRKNLVNRQ from the exons ATGGAGAGTCCAGTGCCATATAGTAGAGGGTTGCAGAAACATTCATTTTCGGTTATGAAGCAGGGAAGGAGTGGTTATGAACCGTCTGATACTGAGACGGAATTACAAGAAACtcattggaatgaaatgaataaaaagatgaCAGAAATGGCTGGTGATGAAACTAGGAACTTAAATTCGTCGAGACTTATAAGGAGGCATTCTTCAAAGTTTGATCCTGAAGGGCTGCCACCACCAAGGAGACATAGTAAATCTCCGTTTAAGACACGTAGAGACGATGGAAATCCACGGTCACCGGCTCTAGGCCCACTTCCTCTTCCACCGGGGAGAAATATTAGCCCGTTTTCAAAGTCTGAGCGTAGAAGGCATGTTTCGCCTTTTAAGCCTGTTAGAGGCGATGATGATCAAGTGATGAATGGTGAAGAAGCTGCTGGCCCATATAATAAGTCTAAACATAGACAGTCAAATAATGGAAGTTTCCGTGAAGGTGAGAAACACAACCATGGTAGAACATTGTCGGCACCTAGGTTAAGACTTAGAGACAAAGATCAAAGGATAAAAAGAAGAGAGGAAAGAAGTAGGACGCCTCCTTTGCGCAGAAGTATCACCCCACGGAAAGAGAAAGAAGGTAAACATAAACAAGTTCCTTCTGTAGGTGAGATCAATGAAATGGTTGCAAATGCAAAATTGGCCAAAAGTCCAGTTCGACGAGCTCCAGTTTTCGATAGCACAGATTCTCTTCCAGGAGGTGATATATTCTTTTCTCGAGACTCTACAGCAGTGCCAGCCCAGAAGGTTAAGAACAATGTATTGGAAAATCGTCTTAGCCCAAAGCCTAAGTTGTTCATAGAAACCAAACCCGACCCACATCAGCGTTACAAATCAAATACTATTCCTAATTATAACCCTACTAATATTTCTCCTAGTAGTATGTTAACACCTACAACTATGGTCTCTAGTTCTGGTGTAAGTAGGCAAAGCAGCAATCTAAGTGATGCCAGTGGGAAGTCAACTGGGAATTCTTGGAAATTTGCTGCCAATAGACGGAAAAACCAGGGAGATGCGTGGTTTTCTTGCATGGGAAAAGGAACTTGTCGAACCACCAAGAAGTCTCCGGAAAAAGAGAGAGCTTTTGATGAAGCTTCATTTATTGAGAAAGCGTTTGTGGTTGAGACCCTTCGACAGTTCTGGGCTGATAAGCACCAACCTTCTTCATTGGATGGTTTCACTTGCCATAAACAAGGAGCCTTGCAGCTTAAACAACTG GCATCCCAGGAAATATTCCCACATATTCTTTTAAAAGGGCCTCAAGGGTCAGGGAGGAAAGCATTGACGATGGCCCTACTACGTGAGATATATGGAGATGCTGCCCATAAT GAAACCAGACTGACTCAAGTAGCTGTTCCTATAACCTCGAGTTGTCACCATGTAGAGCTTAATGTGCATCTTGAAACTAATGCTAGATATGCTCTTATGGCTTCAGTTAAGCAAATAAGTAGTGATCATGCAGTTACTCCTGAGATCAGTACAGTTAATTTGAAGCCAGATTATACAG TCATGGTCCTTTATGATGTTGACAAAGCTGATGAAAGCATTCAGCACTTGATAAAGTGGATTATGGATTGCTACTCAGATGTTTGTAAACTCGTTCTCTGCTGTGAGGATGATGTCGACATTCTTGAACCAGTGAAAAGCCGGTGCCATGTTATCAAGCTTGAAGCTCCTGTAACTCATGAA ATCATGGAAGTTCTTATTCAGATAGCAAGGAAAGAGAGCTTCGATTTACCCATGAAATTTGCTTCAAAGATTGCAACTAAATCAAAACAGAACTTGAGAAAAGCAATCATGGCTCTTGAAGCCTGCAAGTCTCACAA CTATCCATTTGTCGAAGATCAACCAATTGCAATAGGATGGGAAGATGTCCTTATTGAGCTTTCTGCAGAGATCTTAGCAGACCCATCACATAAGAG ACTATTTCTCATACGTGGAAAGCTGCAAAAACTTCTTGTTGAATTTGTGCACCCAAAACTGATTCTTCTG AAACTCATTGAACAATTCCTCAAGGGTGTTGAATCCAATGTAAAGAGGGAGCTATATTATTGGCATGGTTATTAT GATAAGAGACTCCCACTTGGAACAAGCGCCTTACTAAAGTTAGAAG AGTTTGTTGCCAAATTTATGAGTATACATAGGAAGAATTTAGTTAATCGTCAGTGA
- the LOC122589712 gene encoding uncharacterized protein LOC122589712, with translation MPTFTTIALDTLIEPKASKLTATGKTKSDPKLERRNSSGIPGAERKSVSRNNSVTIERKHHWTQISPALYATPEPTPVPDAPLSFPASPYIVEHKRRGPRLSKTYSQDDAVLKKAVADENTVEIKKSVEAEDVGSSKVFDFTNVVSGDVDYKRVKFQQKENLGRAEDVGSSKVPDTVSSDIDAEDNHVKLANRHDISKKSDTLEREGEIDDFFDPHEAMSVRSNTDAESVHGVERSLNPNTPFAEFYDAWEDLATETGIQHTATDAEGELRELRTGFLIEMEKRKQAETRLNDIKSQWGRIREQLSVAGLSFPADPTMVEDEPSDDPGVEVCHQIDLLRFVSNSVGRGIARAELEAELEAQLQSKNFEIARLLDRLHYYEAVNHEMSQRNQESVETMRRVRQRRKRRQRWIWGSIGIAITLGSTALAWSYLSSGKGSSPIHTSESNQSAKK, from the exons ATGCCTACATTTACAACAATAGCTTTAGATACTTTGATAGAACCAAAAGCTTCTAAGCTGACAGCAACAGGGAAAACTAAATCTGATCCAAAACTGGAAAGGAGGAATAGTAGTGGAATTCCTGGTGCCGAAAGAAAGTCTGTGTCCAGGAATAATTCAGTGACTATAGAGAGAAAGCACCACTGGACTCAGATTTCACCTGCACTCTATGCTACTCCAGAGCCGACACCAGTTCCAGATGCTCCATTATCATTTCCTGCATCACCTTACATTGTAGAACATAAGAGGCGTGGACCACGGCTTTCAAAGACTTACTCTCAGGATGATGCTGTTCTTAAGAAAGCTGTAGCTGATGAAAATACAGTTGAGATCAAGAAAAGTGTGGAAGCAGAAGACGTTGGATCTAGCAAGGTTTTTGACTTCACTAATGTTGTTTCTGGTGATGTTGACTACAAACGTGTCAAGTTTCAGCAGAAGGAAAATCTTGGAAGAGCAGAAGATGTAGGATCTAGCAAGGTTCCAGATACTGTTTCTAGTGATATTGATGCTGAGGATAACCATGTCAAACTTGCAAATAGACATGACATTTCCAAAAAGTCTGACACATTGGAACGAGAAGGTGAGATAGATGACTTCTTTGATCCTCACGAGGCAATGAGCGTCAGAAGCAACACTGATGCAGAAAGTGTTCATGGAGTAGAGCGGTCTTTAAATCCAAACACTCCATTTGCTGAGTTTTATGATGCTTGGGAAG ACCTTGCCACTGAGACTGGAATCCAGCATACTGCAACAGATGCTGAGGGTGAATTACGTGAACTACGAACAGGCTTTTTGATTGAGATGGAGAAAAGGAAGCAAGCGGAAACCCGCCTGAATGATATAAAAAGCCAATGGGGGAGGATCCGAGAACAATTATCTGTTGCTGGTCTGAGTTTTCCCGCAGATCCTACTATGGTGGAGGATGAACCATCCGATGATCCTGGAGTAGAGGTATGTCATCAGATTGATCTTCTCCGTTTTGTGTCCAACTCTGTTGGACGAGGAATAGCAAGGGCCGAGCTTGAGGCTGAACTGGAAGCCCAGTTGCAGTCTAAGAACTTTGAGATTGCTAGGCTATTGGACAGACTGCACTACTATGAAGCTGTAAATCATGAGATGTCTCAAAGGAATCAAGAAAGTGTAG AAACCATGCGTCGTGTTAGGCAAAGGAGGAAGAGGAGACAAAGGTGGATTTGGGGTTCAATTGGGATTGCAATTACACTTGGAAGTACCGCCTTAGCATGGTCTTACCTCTCATCTGGAAAAGGATCTTCTCCTATTCACACTTCTGAAAGCAACCAATCCGCTAAGAAATGA
- the LOC122590231 gene encoding uncharacterized protein LOC122590231, protein MDIFDIHNVKAEKANAMLRYHQFRTFAKLFRFVELFLAVILISWITFRLPLVIGMLFEYFRLLVSVIVSPLFIFLIGNVIVLTLVIKSGQLAGEDSESNAGNDIYNEIVSNEEADVVPPVLLQPDEIVYQDKQIISEVKKIYINNKINNDTDNDIKSVTEFCYKKPVVNSDPDLDPRVYRRSQSEILMMMKKDCNEASGKLKRSETEIRRTENEIKENDVVEELSNEEFQKKIEGFIAKQVRFHQEEKLAIVVP, encoded by the coding sequence ATGGATATATTCGATATCCATAACGTTAAGGCCGAGAAAGCCAACGCTATGTTACGCTACCATCAGTTCCGAACATTCGCGAAGCTTTTCCGATTCGTTGAGCTATTTTTAGCCGTGATTTTGATCTCGTGGATCACGTTCCGGTTGCCGTTAGTAATCGGAATGTTGTTTGAGTATTTCCGGTTGTTAGTTTCCGTTATCGTTAGTCCTCTGTTTATATTTCTAATCGGAAACGTAATTGTGTTAACGCTGGTGATAAAATCCGGTCAACTCGCCGGAGAAGATAGTGAGAGTAATGCcggaaatgatatatataatgagaTTGTAAGTAATGAAGAAGCTGATGTTGTTCCTCCGGTTCTACTCCAACCGGATGAAATTGTTTATCAGGATAAACAAATAATATctgaagtaaaaaaaatatatataaataataaaattaataacgATACTGATAATGATATTAAATCTGTAACAGAATTCTGTTACAAAAAACCGGTTGTGAATTCGGATCCGGATCTGGATCCGAGAGTTTATCGGAGAAGTCAGAGTgaaattttgatgatgatgaagaaagaCTGCAATGAGGCTTCCGGCAAGTTGAAGCGGTCGGAAACGGAGATACGGCGGACGGAAAATGAAATAAAGGAAAACGACGTCGTTGAGGAGCTAAGTAATGAAGAATTTCAAAAGAAGATTGAAGGATTTATTGCTAAGCAAGTTAGGTTTCATCAAGAGGAAAAATTAGCTATTGTTGTTCCTTAG